TCCTTCAAACTCCCGACCTCAAGATCTGCTTGGGCGCTGCTTGCGGGCGTTGCGCCGGTACCCTCCTGCCCGCGTCTGCGGTTCAACCATACGCTTGCGAGGCCGAGCGCACGTGCAGGCGCGATGTCGTGGTATTGGCTGCTAGCGACATGCAAAATTTCGGATTTGGGAAGGTCAAGTCTGCGAATCGCTTCCAAAAAGTGGCCATGCGCCGGTTTGTAGCTGCCCACATCCTCGGCCGTGACGACCGCATCAAAAGGAACCTGCAGCCAACGCAAGCTGTGCGCGATGAGGTCCTTGTCGACATTGGAAACGACGCAAAGCTTGAAATGCTTTTGCAATTCCGTCAAAGCGGCCACGGAATCCGGAAACGGTTGCCAGTTTTGGATGCCACGTGAAAGCAGATTTTCCTCCTCTCCATGCAATCTGAAGGCCAATTGTTGCGAAAAGGCATGTATGCATTCCCGCAAAACATCCTTGTAGGATTTGAATTTCCCTTTTTCTGCCGCAGGTTCGATGCTGGCATACAACGACAGAATTTCATCTGCCTCGAGGTCACGGCCTTTGGTCTTGAGAAAGGGTTGCAAAGAGGATACCAATCCCGATTCCCAGTCGATCAGCGTGCCGTAGCAGTCAAACGTAAGGGCTTTAAATTTAGAAAAGTCAATCGCCATGCCTCAAAATAGCGGATAATCGGCGACAGTTGCCCCTTTTATGTTTCGGCTCCAGTGCTTGGGCAAGGATTGACAACGGCAAAATTCCTCTCCTGATCCCCTGATTTCCCGCTTTTGGGCGAATATTTCCTAGCTTTGTGGGATGGCAATTCGAAGGAAAATGCGTACCCACAAGACTTGGATGGCCTTGTCCCTCTTTGGATTGGCATTTTTCCACGTTGCATTCGGTCAATTTGTGCCCACGGGTTCGCCCAACTATTCTTACCGATGGTATGGCAACGGGGAAAGCTGCGAATATTTATTCCTCGGAACCTTTCGCCCGATCATTCCTTCTCCCAAACGCGGAACCAACATGCTGCTCGACCGAACCGGCGACTTGGTTTGGTACCAACAAGGCTCTGATTTCACGCTCGATTTCAAGGTGCACCCCAACGGACGCATCACTTACAATGACCGCTTGCGTTGGTATGTGCTCGACAGCGGATTTAATCTGATCGACACCTTGCAATGCGACGGCCGCGTGACCGACCACCACGACATCATCCTCACCGACGACGGACACTATTATATGATCTGCCGCAACGACAGCACGATGGATGCGAGCGGCATTCGCACGAAAAACGGCGCT
This genomic window from Bacteroidota bacterium contains:
- a CDS encoding haloacid dehalogenase type II, with the protein product MAIDFSKFKALTFDCYGTLIDWESGLVSSLQPFLKTKGRDLEADEILSLYASIEPAAEKGKFKSYKDVLRECIHAFSQQLAFRLHGEEENLLSRGIQNWQPFPDSVAALTELQKHFKLCVVSNVDKDLIAHSLRWLQVPFDAVVTAEDVGSYKPAHGHFLEAIRRLDLPKSEILHVASSQYHDIAPARALGLASVWLNRRRGQEGTGATPASSAQADLEVGSLKELVDLVLLP